CTCCGTAACCGCAGCCACGACCGAAGGATCTTCAGTTGCGGTTGCGATAGCGAATATGGGGCGGAATAACTCGTATTCCCTCCCCGCAAACGGGACGATACCTGAAGGATCTCCCATCTGCATATACACGTCCCGAATCATCGGGGCGTAAGTCAATGCCGACAAGAAGCACGAATCACGAACCGCTTGCGCTTCCGTTTGGTCTATGGGAATCAGAATCCGTGTCGTGCGAGACATCAGAATCTTAACAGTTCGGGACGCCATCACGTCCTCAAAGCCTGCTTGTGATGCGAAAGCCCGAGGAGCGTACACTTCAAAGTGCTTGTGACGCCATCTGCCGCCCCTATTGACCGAACGCAATACTTTTCCGCCCTTCTTGTACGCCGATAAGAGTATCGCTCTCTCACCTGCGAGACTTCTCCGTTGGAATTTCTCGCTTTCGTCAACGCAGAGCGTTCCACTATTGGACTGGACCAAACGGACATGCGCCGCCGGGCTTATATCGGGAGTCAACTCGCCATTGAAACAGATCTGCGCCAGTGTCTCCAGAGCCGTCGTTTTTCCCACAGCCTTCGGCCCATTAAAATGGACATAGGGATATGAGTGAAAGCCCTCAAACATGTACGTCCCCACGACCCATGCGGTCAGGAAATCGTACTGGCGATGATCCCTCAAATCAATATGCGATTTGAGAGTCTCTCTGACGATGTGGAAGGTTTCCAGCAGGTCGCCCTTCCACGATCCGTCCAAAAAGCCTTTCACTGCTTCTCCGCTGTACCTCGGGTCAACTAAAACATCCTCAAAGGGAATCCTTGAATAGATTCCCCGTTCCGTCAGTTCCTTCGGGCTAAGCGGAAACAGTTCACGGTCGCTTGTTATGACCCATGGAGCCGGGACCATAAGACCACTTTCGGGATCAAAGCCCATCCGAGGGATGGTCATCACCAGTCTATTACCTACGAAATCAAGCGGTGGCCTAATTCTCCCTCGATGAGTGAAATCGGCCAGAAACGCATCTTCCGAGGCCTCAACCTGATGCAGGAGCACATTACCCTCTTCGCCGTCAGGAAGTCGGACTATACCGTAAGCATCCGTCTGGCTCTCCACATGCCCATACTCAAGAACCTCTATGTCGGCAGAAGTAGTGGACACTGGTCTTAATTCATACTTTGAAATCATGGTATTTGTTACCTTTCTCGGGTAACAACCTAAGACTTCTGAATTAAGTATCCATTCACAAAAGTAAACTCCGAAAATTAAACAAAACTCCTATGATCTATTGTAGAAACTCGCTTTCATAGGCTGTTCAACCCACTTTGTGTTACTTTTGATGATCCGCCCTACAGCGGATCGAGAGAAATACTCCTTTCCCAGACTCGTTCACGGATCTTCTGCGGCTCCGTCGAGCGACTGACTTATTCCGACCGACCACGCCCCATGCGAAGCACGGGACTCATCAGAACACTACAAAATACATGTCTAGGTACGGAAGTCAAGCAAAAAATTAAAAACAGCACACAATGCGGATTGGCGGGCGGTGCGCCTTGAGACCTAGAGACAGACGCAGCTCACCTAATCTCCTAATTAGTGGGCTAATTGGGGGGCACGCCCCCCGCATAGGTTAAAATTGGCTCAAGAGCCTGAAAATACTTGCGGGTTGCGCCAAAAAGAGCGATAGTTCTCGGTTGATGGAGCGACGGGAGTCGGGATCAGCCTGATTCACGGTGTCGCCCACGGGCCAAGATCTGGGTTCATCTCAGTATCGTCTACCTGAGAGGATGTGCATGCCACGACTGACTGATCAAGAAAAGCAGGAAATCATTCGGTTCATAGACGCCGATAAGCCTTTGCCAGACAAATACCGCTTCCTCCTGTTCGATGAGAAGCGGGAGGTGGAATTGGTATGGAACGGAAAGACGGGCGAGGTCTGCAACATCGTCCTGCCTTTCCAAGTCATCGAGCAGGTAGACGAGCCCCGTGCGGAAAAGCCAGACGACACAAAGATACAGTTCGATCTCTTTGACCTGGACAACCGTGGCCGACAGCTCAAGGGATGGACCAACAAGCTGATCTGGGGGGACAACAAGCTCATTCTTTCGTCGCTGAAGAACGGGCCGCTCCGTGAGGAAGTGGAAAATCAGGGCGGCATCAAACTCATTTATATCGATCCCCCGTTTGACGTGGGTGCAGACTTCAGCATGGATATCGAGATTGGGGGCGATACCTTTACCAAGAAGCCGAGCATTCTGGAAGAGATTGCCTACCGAGACACATGGGGGAAAGGCGCTGATTCATTCATCGCCATGATTTATGAGCGACTGGCGTTGATGAGAGATTTGCTGGCTCAAGACGGAAGTATTTATGTACACTGCGATTTTCGTGTGAACAGCTTTCTGCGTGGAATCTTGGACGAAGTGTTCGGAAACGACAACTTCAGAAACGAAATAACCTGGAAGCGTCGGGTAGGAATGAGTAGTGCAGTGCATGAATCCAACCGATTCGGGGTTTGCACAGACGTAATCCTATTCTACGTCAAATCGAACAAAGCAACGTTTACACCCCAGTACAACGCAGATTCACCAGAGTATCAGGAATATATTAGAACCCGTTTCACATATGTGGATGAGACAGGGAGGCGCTATCAGCCGACTAGCCTCGTGAATCCAGGTTATCGGCCCAACCTCATATATGACTACAAGGGTTACAAGTCCCCACCAAACGGCTGGATGATCACGAAAGAAAAAATGGAAGAGTGGGATAGAGAGGGACGCCTCTACTTTCCTAAAGATCCTTCGGGACGGATTCGCCGAAAAAGTTTCGCCGATGAATTGAAGGGAATGCCTGTTCAAAACCTCTGGTCCGACATCTACGAAATTAACTCACAGGCGACGGAGCGGGTCGATTACCCCACGCAGAAGCCTGAAGCCTTGTTGGAACGCATATTCGATGCCTCATCAGCCGAAGGCGACCTCGTAGCCGACTTCTTTTGCGGTTCAGGTACCACCGCTGCCGTGGCCGAGAGACTCGGGCGCAAATGGATCGTTAGCGATTTGGGCAAATTCGCCATTCACACCACTCGTAAGCGCATGATCGGCGTGCAGCGGCAACTCAAGGCCACAGGAAAGAACTACCGTGCCTTTGAAATCCTCAACTTGGGCAAGTACGAGCGCCAGCACTATATCGGCATCAACCCTAACCTGCGTGAAGAAGAACAGCGAAAGCAACTGGAAGCAAAGGAAGCAGCTTTTGTCGATCTGATCCTACGTGCCTACCGGGCCGAAAAGACAGACGGCTTTGCTACCTTCCACGGCAAAAAGGGCGGGCGGCTCGTGGCCGTTGGGCCTGTGAACCTCCCTGTAACTCGCTTGTTCGTGGAAGAGGTCATTCTCGAATGTCGGAAGAAGCACATTACCCGAGTGGACATTTTGGGCTTTGAGTTCGAGATGGGGCTCTTTCCAAATGTGCTGGACGAAGCCCGAGCCAAAGGAATTGACATTGCTCCCAAGTATATCCCTGCGGAGGTCTTTGACAAACGGGCCGTAGAAAAGAATCAGGTGGTGTTTCACGACGTAGCGGCTATCGAGGTAAAACCACTTTTTCAGAAGAACAGTATTGCAGTGGAGTTGACCGATTTCTCGGTCTTCTATTCACAGGATTCCGTAGCAGCCGCCGAAGCGACTCTCAAAGACAAGTCCAGTAAAGTAGTTGTCGAACGGGGGCAGATCGTCAAAGTGAGCAAGGATAAGAACGGAATCATCACTCGTGAACGTCTCACTCAGCACTGGACTGACTGGATCGATTATTGGGCGGTGGATTTCAACTTTGAAAACAAGCGTGAAATAGTCCGTGTCAAGAACGAAGAGAGTGGCGAATGGGAAGAGCGCTGGACTGGGGATTTCATCTTTGAAAACGAGTGGCAGTCGTTCCGCACGAAGAAGGACCGCAAGTTGGAACTCAAAAGCGTACTTCACGAATGTACTCCAGGACGACGGAAACTGGCTGTAAAGGTCGTGGATATCTTTGGTAACGATACAATGACGATTATCGAGGTCAACGTGGGAGGTAAGAAATAATGGCGCTGCACAAAGACTTCCCCGAATCCCCCCACGCTATACTCGATCCAGCGATACGCTGGTTCCCTGCGGATGAAGCCTTACGAGAGTCGAGTGCGGAAAAACTGATGCCCCCTTTGGTTCCACAGCTTCGCCGCAAAGTGAAAGAATGGAGAGACAGCGGTTATGTGGGGGCAACTGATGCCAGCAAAGCCCTGCTCAATTGGTGGTTCAACACTCCGCATCTCCTCCCCAAGGCCGATGGGACAATGGCCGAATTTCAGTATTATTTTGCACAACGGGAAGCACTGGAAACCATCATCTATTTGTACGATGTAGTGGCCGTGCGGGACAAGTTCGACCTCATGCGGTTCGACGGTTCTGGAGCTGTCTCGGCGGGTATGTTTGATGAGACTTGGCGGCGTTTTGTCGTAAAGATGGCCACAGGGGCGGGCAAGACAAAGGTCATGAGCTTGGTGCTGGCCTGGAGCTTCTACCACAAACTGTATGAGCCTGAGTCAGAGTTGGCACGCAATTTTCTGGTTATCGCACCGAACATAATCGTGTTGGATCGCATCTACAAAGATTTTCAAGGACTACGAATTTTCTTTGAAGATCCCGTCATCCCAGACAATGGCGTGAACGGACGCAACTGGAGAGATGATTTTCAGCTTACGGTGCATCGCCAAGACGAGGTACGTATCACCCGACCCACGGGTAACATCTTCCTGACCAACGTTCATCGTGTCTATGCTGGTAACGATATTCCACCATCGCCTGACGATGACGACACAATGGATTATTTCCTGGGTAAGCGCCCAAGTGGCGCAACTACAGACTCCAAAGTGGATTTGGGCATGATCGTCCGTGACATTGACGAACTCACGGTCCTTAATGACGAGGCGCACCACATCCACGATCCACGCATGGCTTGGTTTAAGTCCATCGAAGATATTCACAACCGATTGAAGCAAAAAGGCGCTGCTCTTTCTCTGCAAGTGGACGTGACGGCGACACCCAAGCACAACAACGGGGCCATATTCGTGCAGACCGTTTCGGATTATCCGCTTGTCGAAGCCATTTCTCAAAACGTGGTCAAGCACCCTGTCCTGCCTGACGCCGCCAGTCGTGCAAAACTCGTTGAACGCAAGAGCGCCAAATTTACGGAGAAATACGCTGATTACCTCAACCTCGGCGTGATAGAGTGGCGCAAAGCTTATTCAGAGCATGAAAAGATGGATAAGAAGGCCATCCTGTTTGTAATGACCGACGACACCCGAAATTGCGACGATGTGAAGACGTATCTGGAGGGCAACTATCCTGATTTGAAAGACGCTGTATTGGTCATCCACACCAAGGCCAACGGTGAAATTTCCGAATCCACTTCAGGCAAGAGCAAAGAAGAATTGGACAAGCTGCGTGAGCAGGCCAACACTATTGACGGGTTCGACAGCCCCTACAAAGCCATCATCTCGGTCATGGTGCTCAAGGAGGGCTGGGACGTGAAGAACGTCACAACCATTGTCGGACTCCGTGCTTATTCCGCCAAGAGCAACATCCTGCCTGAACAGACCTTGGGACGAGGCCTTCGCAAGATGTACCCTGGCGGCATAGAGGAATATGTCAGCGTCGTCGGTACGAACGCCTTTATGGATTTCGTGGAATCAATTCAAGCTGAAGGTGTCGTGCTGGAGCGTAAACCGATGGGAGAGGGAACCGAGGCAAAGACCCCGCTCGTCGTAGAGATTGACAAAGAAAACTCGAAGAAAGACCTCGATGCTTTGGATATAGAGATACCAGTGCTGACTCCACGTATCTACCGAGAGTACAAGAATCTGAGCGACCTGGATGTGAGCGCACTGGGTCATCAGCGTGTGCTCTATCTACAGTTCAGTGAGGAAGAACAACGGGAAATCGTATTTAAGGACATCACAACGGGCGAAGTCACGCATACGACATTCCTGGATACGGCAGGTATTGCCGATTACCGAAGTGTCCTTGGCTACTTCACGCAAACCATAATGAAGGACCTGCGGCTGGTGAGCGGATACGACGTGCTCTACGCTAAGGTGAAAGCCTTTGTCCAAGATGAGTTGTTTGGCCGTCCCGTTGACCTGGAGAGTCCCAATACCCTACGCAACTTGTCTGAGCTTACGGCCACCAAAACGCTGCTGGATACGTTCAAGAGAGCTATTAATGCTTTGACCGTGCAGGACAAAGGCGACGCCGAAATTCGGGACAGAATTAAGTTGAGGGATACACGTCCCTTCGTGGCAAAGGATCAGGGCTATCTTATGCCCAAGAAGAGCGTCTTTAATCGCATAATCGGGGACAGCCACTTTGAACTTGTATTTGCAAGTTTCTTGGAAAATTGCGACGACGTGCTTTCCTATGCCAAGAATTATCTGGCGGTCCATTTCAAGCTGGACTACGTGAACAGGGACGGGGACATCTCCAACTATTACCCTGATTTCTTTGTTAAGCTCTCGGCCAAGCGCATTGCCGTTGTGGAAACAAAGGGCCAGGCGGACTTGGATGTACCGCTCAAGATGCAACGCTTGCGGCAGTGGTGCGAGGACATCAACCGAGTCCAGACCGACATACAATACGACTTTGTTTATGTTGACCAGGAAAGCTTTGAGAAGTACAGACCTGCCTCATTTCGACAGTTAATCGATTGTTTCAAGGAATATAGAGAAGCAACTCAATAAAGGGTCTGGCTGCATGTATTGGATAGAGGCCAGACTACCGCAGTGTACTACCCGTAGTCGGGAAAGGAACTTCCAAAGATTTCGCCCCATTTAGCGATTGAGGCGTGTTGATTACCTTGGTCTTCTAACTGCCTTGCCTCCAATGCTCTCTGGTGATCATAATTTGCCCTGCTCCAAATCTTCTGTCGATCCTGATGGGAAAGCGTGTTGATGTCACCTTGCACCCCCGTTGGATCATTGACAGAAGAAAAGAGGGAGTTCGCTATGTGGGCCAATACTTTGGGGATTTCCAGATCAACGTAAGAGCTGGCCTCGGAACACCAGACATTATCGTAGTGATCCACAATCATTGTCTCAAGAAGGTAAGATGCCATACTCGGCATCGTGGGACGCCTGTTCCAGTACTTCATAATACGAATCACATTCAAAATGTTGCCCTTGTGAGTTTGGTTCACCCTCGTCACTCTATCCCGATCATTTCTTGGGTCACTCTTCTTCCAAGCCCCGTTCCCATCAGGAATCAGATAGTAGGTTCGGCCCCAGGCATCAGGTTCCGTAAAGAAACAGGGGACAATATCGAAACTCCACATATATGACGTAAGATTCAGTACAGCAGCCTCCAAGTTTCTCTTTATGGCAGCATTCTTATATTGGGGAACTGAGGACAGGTGAGAGACAAACTTGTTTATAACCTTCCTTGAATTGAGTGTGAATGTCCCATCATTGCATAAAGGGCCTAAGTTGCTACCAGCACTACGTATGGTTATGTCGCAGTGACCCCAAGACTCTGCATAAACTGAGCCCTGGGCATGCAAACAAATCATCATATCTATATCGTCCAGAGGTCGTATCTTTGTCATTCTGGCAAAGGAACCAAAGAAAATGTCCTTCTCTGAGTATAACCGGGGAAAACTCCCTTCAGCTTCAGGAAAAGACCGTATCTGCTTTACTAGCCAATCTCTGCTCTTTCGTGCGCTTTTAGTCTCTTCAGGATCTAAGTTCACGACATTCTGCATGAATTGATTGAAGGCAGATGTTACCGAAGTAGCCATGAGGTTACTTCTCCGTTTCGTCTTTCTTTGTCACTTGCGCTTCACGGACCAATTCCTGCACCCCCCGCCTCATTTGTTCCTCCTGTTCATCCTTCAACCAATCGTGAATCCTGTCGAAAATCAAAGGGCAACTACGACGATGATCATAGATTTCATCCTGAAGAAATCTGGCCTCAGTTGTGATTTTTTCTGGAGAAGACGCTGGGTCTTTTGCCTTCGTCCAGAGTGAATCGGCGTGTTTTATAAGCTTATCTAATGT
The sequence above is a segment of the Desulfomonile tiedjei DSM 6799 genome. Coding sequences within it:
- a CDS encoding site-specific DNA-methyltransferase encodes the protein MPRLTDQEKQEIIRFIDADKPLPDKYRFLLFDEKREVELVWNGKTGEVCNIVLPFQVIEQVDEPRAEKPDDTKIQFDLFDLDNRGRQLKGWTNKLIWGDNKLILSSLKNGPLREEVENQGGIKLIYIDPPFDVGADFSMDIEIGGDTFTKKPSILEEIAYRDTWGKGADSFIAMIYERLALMRDLLAQDGSIYVHCDFRVNSFLRGILDEVFGNDNFRNEITWKRRVGMSSAVHESNRFGVCTDVILFYVKSNKATFTPQYNADSPEYQEYIRTRFTYVDETGRRYQPTSLVNPGYRPNLIYDYKGYKSPPNGWMITKEKMEEWDREGRLYFPKDPSGRIRRKSFADELKGMPVQNLWSDIYEINSQATERVDYPTQKPEALLERIFDASSAEGDLVADFFCGSGTTAAVAERLGRKWIVSDLGKFAIHTTRKRMIGVQRQLKATGKNYRAFEILNLGKYERQHYIGINPNLREEEQRKQLEAKEAAFVDLILRAYRAEKTDGFATFHGKKGGRLVAVGPVNLPVTRLFVEEVILECRKKHITRVDILGFEFEMGLFPNVLDEARAKGIDIAPKYIPAEVFDKRAVEKNQVVFHDVAAIEVKPLFQKNSIAVELTDFSVFYSQDSVAAAEATLKDKSSKVVVERGQIVKVSKDKNGIITRERLTQHWTDWIDYWAVDFNFENKREIVRVKNEESGEWEERWTGDFIFENEWQSFRTKKDRKLELKSVLHECTPGRRKLAVKVVDIFGNDTMTIIEVNVGGKK
- a CDS encoding DEAD/DEAH box helicase family protein, with the translated sequence MALHKDFPESPHAILDPAIRWFPADEALRESSAEKLMPPLVPQLRRKVKEWRDSGYVGATDASKALLNWWFNTPHLLPKADGTMAEFQYYFAQREALETIIYLYDVVAVRDKFDLMRFDGSGAVSAGMFDETWRRFVVKMATGAGKTKVMSLVLAWSFYHKLYEPESELARNFLVIAPNIIVLDRIYKDFQGLRIFFEDPVIPDNGVNGRNWRDDFQLTVHRQDEVRITRPTGNIFLTNVHRVYAGNDIPPSPDDDDTMDYFLGKRPSGATTDSKVDLGMIVRDIDELTVLNDEAHHIHDPRMAWFKSIEDIHNRLKQKGAALSLQVDVTATPKHNNGAIFVQTVSDYPLVEAISQNVVKHPVLPDAASRAKLVERKSAKFTEKYADYLNLGVIEWRKAYSEHEKMDKKAILFVMTDDTRNCDDVKTYLEGNYPDLKDAVLVIHTKANGEISESTSGKSKEELDKLREQANTIDGFDSPYKAIISVMVLKEGWDVKNVTTIVGLRAYSAKSNILPEQTLGRGLRKMYPGGIEEYVSVVGTNAFMDFVESIQAEGVVLERKPMGEGTEAKTPLVVEIDKENSKKDLDALDIEIPVLTPRIYREYKNLSDLDVSALGHQRVLYLQFSEEEQREIVFKDITTGEVTHTTFLDTAGIADYRSVLGYFTQTIMKDLRLVSGYDVLYAKVKAFVQDELFGRPVDLESPNTLRNLSELTATKTLLDTFKRAINALTVQDKGDAEIRDRIKLRDTRPFVAKDQGYLMPKKSVFNRIIGDSHFELVFASFLENCDDVLSYAKNYLAVHFKLDYVNRDGDISNYYPDFFVKLSAKRIAVVETKGQADLDVPLKMQRLRQWCEDINRVQTDIQYDFVYVDQESFEKYRPASFRQLIDCFKEYREATQ